One Micromonospora sp. WMMD812 genomic window carries:
- a CDS encoding glycogen debranching N-terminal domain-containing protein has protein sequence MADQRPTPAHPTPHLAAAKRNGARQRDLPPELDPGSIAVLSGATFMYSDSIGDIPVGSIGGLVHLDTRLLNRWMLTVNGAPLLVLRSGTVDHYSAEFYLANPELPDLPADALTVRRRRYLGEGLHERIELHYSATEPVRVELRLGVGSDFADLLEIKSGVRERAEAIARRHRADSGRLLFHYENGDFVAQTEVHASPIPDRVDGDDFVWVLDLPPGADWGVDLKVSLPPGMGVVEPVRGDFEDVFRHSAIDPAAQWRSVVARFSSDSDLFEQVIEQTLTDLVALRLEAEMNGQRVALPAAGLPWFLTFFGRDTLITAYQTLIGGPRLAKGALLALAGLQGRKVDDFTDEEPGKILHEVRNGELTRTGQRPYSPYYGTADATQLWLILLSEYWRFTRDDELVRSLRPNALAALEWIDRYGDRDGDGYVEYLTRSPEGLGNQCWRDSWDGVRFSDGRLPVLPIATCEIQGYTYDAKLRLAELADGPFDDPDLARRLRADAERLRAAFNRDFWIEERGGYYAVGIDGDKNRIDSITSNMGHLLWSGIVPEERAGQVVQQLMADAMFSGWGIRTLSMDEAAYNPIGYHLGTVWPHDNSIAVLGMARYGYREEANRVSLALLEAAKAFSFRLPEAIAGYQRGRSTWPVQYPTACSPQAWAAGAPLNFLRSMLGLGAVGGKLVVDPQVPEEIRRIMISGARAFGRHWDIEAVGSTGYVRLAEP, from the coding sequence ATGGCCGACCAGCGTCCGACGCCTGCCCATCCGACGCCGCACCTCGCTGCGGCGAAGCGGAACGGCGCGCGGCAGCGGGATCTTCCGCCCGAACTCGACCCGGGTTCGATCGCCGTGCTTAGCGGCGCCACCTTCATGTACTCCGACTCCATTGGTGACATCCCGGTGGGCTCGATCGGTGGACTCGTACATCTCGACACCCGGCTGCTGAACCGATGGATGCTCACCGTGAACGGAGCACCGCTGCTGGTTCTCCGCTCTGGAACGGTCGACCACTACTCGGCGGAGTTCTACCTGGCCAACCCGGAACTGCCGGACCTGCCGGCGGACGCGCTCACCGTCCGCCGACGCCGCTACCTCGGGGAGGGCCTGCATGAACGGATCGAACTGCACTACTCAGCCACCGAACCCGTCCGCGTCGAGCTGCGGCTCGGGGTTGGCAGCGACTTCGCGGACCTCTTGGAGATCAAATCGGGCGTGCGGGAACGCGCCGAGGCCATCGCCCGACGGCACCGAGCGGACAGCGGTCGACTGCTGTTCCACTACGAGAACGGCGACTTCGTCGCCCAGACCGAGGTGCACGCGTCGCCGATACCGGACCGGGTGGACGGTGACGACTTCGTCTGGGTGCTCGACCTCCCGCCCGGTGCTGACTGGGGAGTCGATCTGAAGGTCTCCCTCCCGCCGGGCATGGGGGTGGTGGAGCCGGTGCGGGGGGACTTCGAGGACGTCTTCCGGCACAGCGCCATCGACCCTGCCGCCCAGTGGCGCTCGGTAGTCGCGCGGTTCAGCAGCGACAGCGACCTGTTCGAGCAGGTCATCGAGCAGACCCTCACGGACCTGGTCGCGCTGCGCCTGGAAGCCGAAATGAACGGACAACGGGTCGCCCTGCCGGCAGCCGGACTGCCGTGGTTTCTCACCTTCTTCGGACGGGACACGCTGATCACGGCCTACCAGACGCTCATCGGCGGCCCGCGCCTGGCCAAGGGGGCCCTGCTGGCACTCGCCGGGTTGCAGGGCCGCAAAGTCGACGACTTCACCGACGAGGAGCCGGGCAAGATCCTGCACGAGGTACGCAACGGCGAGTTGACCCGGACCGGCCAGAGGCCCTACAGCCCGTACTACGGCACCGCGGACGCGACCCAGCTCTGGCTCATCCTGCTCTCCGAGTACTGGCGGTTCACCCGCGACGACGAACTTGTCCGGTCGCTCCGCCCCAATGCCCTGGCCGCGCTCGAGTGGATCGACCGGTACGGCGACCGCGACGGCGACGGCTACGTCGAGTACCTGACACGATCCCCGGAGGGGCTGGGCAACCAGTGCTGGCGTGACTCGTGGGACGGGGTACGGTTCTCCGACGGCCGGTTGCCGGTCCTACCGATCGCCACATGCGAGATCCAGGGCTACACGTACGATGCGAAACTGCGCCTGGCTGAGCTGGCCGACGGACCCTTCGACGATCCTGACCTGGCGCGACGCCTGCGGGCGGACGCCGAGCGGCTCCGGGCCGCGTTCAACCGGGATTTCTGGATCGAGGAGCGGGGTGGTTACTACGCCGTCGGGATCGACGGTGACAAGAACCGGATCGACTCCATCACCTCCAACATGGGACACCTGCTGTGGAGTGGGATCGTGCCGGAGGAGCGCGCCGGGCAGGTGGTGCAACAGTTGATGGCGGACGCCATGTTCTCCGGCTGGGGAATCCGCACCCTCTCGATGGACGAGGCGGCGTACAACCCCATCGGATACCACCTCGGCACGGTGTGGCCGCACGACAACTCCATCGCGGTACTCGGAATGGCACGCTACGGCTACCGCGAGGAGGCGAACCGGGTCTCCCTGGCGCTGTTGGAGGCGGCGAAGGCATTCAGTTTCCGACTGCCGGAGGCGATCGCCGGCTATCAACGGGGGCGCTCGACCTGGCCGGTGCAGTACCCCACCGCGTGCAGCCCGCAGGCCTGGGCGGCGGGCGCGCCGCTGAACTTCCTCCGGAGCATGCTTGGCCTCGGCGCGGTAGGCGGCAAGTTGGTGGTCGACCCGCAGGTCCCCGAGGAGATCCGCCGCATCATGATCAGCGGGGCGCGGGCGTTCGGTCGGCACTGGGACATCGAGGCAGTGGGCTCCACCGGATATGTGCGGCTGGCCGAGCCCTGA
- a CDS encoding LysR family transcriptional regulator, translated as MLDVHRLRVFRSVVASGSVQAAAANLGYTPSAVSQHLTALQRETGLTLLARAGRGLRPTAAGHALAAEADRVLARVGEAESLIADLRSGRTGALSVAYFASVGAAWMPLVVRRVTTDLPGVRLDLELREHIPDSREERADVQVVVGPTGFDPGSGFTAHHLLDDPYVAALPAGHRLAGQDEVDLADLADERWIDNDFARGWCRANLIEACSAAGFSPTFRVEAHDYPTALAFVGAGIGLTVLPALGAAKLPDGVTRVRLVRPTPIRSIYVVVHDAVAHTPAVRTAVTALQEAAGTR; from the coding sequence GTGCTCGACGTCCACCGTCTCCGGGTCTTCCGTTCCGTCGTGGCGTCCGGATCCGTCCAGGCCGCCGCCGCCAACCTGGGCTACACCCCGTCCGCCGTCAGCCAGCACCTCACCGCACTACAGCGCGAAACGGGCCTCACCCTGCTCGCCCGAGCCGGGCGAGGCCTGCGGCCCACCGCCGCCGGGCATGCCCTCGCCGCCGAGGCGGACCGGGTGCTCGCCCGCGTCGGCGAGGCCGAGTCGCTGATCGCGGACCTGCGATCAGGTCGCACCGGCGCACTGTCCGTCGCGTACTTCGCATCGGTCGGCGCGGCGTGGATGCCGCTTGTGGTGCGACGCGTCACCACCGACCTCCCCGGCGTTCGGCTCGATCTGGAACTGCGCGAACATATCCCGGACAGCCGAGAGGAACGCGCGGACGTCCAGGTGGTGGTGGGGCCCACCGGCTTCGACCCCGGTTCGGGCTTCACCGCCCACCACCTCCTCGACGACCCCTACGTCGCCGCGCTGCCCGCCGGGCACCGTCTCGCCGGCCAGGACGAGGTGGACCTGGCCGACCTCGCCGACGAGCGCTGGATCGACAACGACTTCGCCCGCGGCTGGTGTCGCGCCAACCTCATCGAGGCCTGCAGCGCCGCGGGCTTCAGCCCGACCTTCCGGGTCGAGGCGCACGACTACCCGACGGCGCTCGCCTTCGTCGGAGCCGGCATCGGCCTCACCGTGCTCCCCGCCCTCGGCGCGGCGAAGCTGCCCGACGGTGTGACCCGCGTCCGGCTGGTCCGCCCCACGCCGATCCGGTCGATCTACGTGGTGGTGCACGACGCGGTCGCGCACACACCGGCGGTGCGGACCGCGGTCACCGCGCTCCAGGAGGCCGCCGGCACGCGGTAG
- a CDS encoding DMT family transporter — translation MTRPETTIPTRVTAEDTRTLTRAPARPGGRLRSGPIVAAAGTTVLLWASAFVGIRFAGHDYSPGAMALGRMATASVALSAFVALTSGARRSRRPRDTAPEPAASRRSGQPRGRTLGLVALWGVAWFGGYNVALNAAERLVDAGTAALLVSVAPILVAVAAVLVLGERLTGRLGVGVAVAFGGVALIAAGGFTGQADGIGVALAVLSAVLYAFGVLLQKRLLARVGAVTMTWLGALAGTLALLPFAPTLVEELAAAPPPATLGMLYLGVFPTAIGFLTWGYVLSRWTAGRTTATTYLAPPVTVLLSWTLLGETPAPLALLGGALCLTGVVVATRR, via the coding sequence ATGACGCGTCCGGAGACAACCATCCCGACCAGGGTCACCGCCGAGGACACCCGCACCCTCACGCGGGCGCCCGCCCGGCCCGGCGGGCGGCTCCGGTCCGGGCCGATCGTCGCTGCCGCCGGGACAACCGTGCTGCTGTGGGCGTCGGCCTTCGTCGGCATCAGATTCGCCGGGCACGACTACTCGCCCGGCGCCATGGCGCTGGGTCGGATGGCGACGGCGTCCGTCGCGCTGAGCGCGTTCGTGGCACTCACCAGCGGTGCCCGCCGCAGCAGGCGACCGCGGGACACCGCGCCGGAGCCGGCCGCGTCCCGCCGGTCCGGCCAGCCCCGCGGCCGGACGCTGGGGCTCGTCGCGCTGTGGGGCGTGGCCTGGTTCGGCGGGTACAACGTGGCGCTCAACGCCGCGGAGCGTCTGGTCGACGCCGGGACGGCGGCATTGCTGGTGTCGGTCGCGCCCATCCTGGTCGCGGTGGCCGCGGTCCTCGTCCTGGGTGAGCGGCTCACCGGCCGACTCGGTGTCGGGGTGGCGGTGGCCTTCGGGGGTGTGGCCCTGATCGCCGCCGGTGGTTTCACCGGGCAGGCCGACGGGATCGGCGTCGCGCTGGCGGTGCTCTCCGCCGTGCTGTACGCCTTCGGCGTACTCCTCCAGAAACGCCTGCTGGCACGCGTGGGCGCCGTGACGATGACCTGGCTCGGCGCGCTGGCCGGCACCCTGGCCCTGCTGCCGTTCGCCCCCACCCTCGTCGAGGAGCTCGCTGCTGCCCCACCACCGGCCACACTGGGCATGCTGTACCTGGGCGTGTTCCCGACCGCGATCGGCTTCCTCACCTGGGGCTACGTGCTGTCCCGCTGGACTGCGGGTCGCACCACCGCCACGACCTACCTGGCTCCACCGGTGACCGTCCTGCTGTCCTGGACGCTGCTGGGCGAGACGCCGGCGCCCCTCGCCCTGCTGGGCGGCGCGCTCTGCCTCACCGGCGTGGTCGTTGCGACGCGCCGCTGA
- a CDS encoding GNAT family N-acetyltransferase, protein MLLTIERANFADPELGVFLRAHLDDLAPTAPPESRHALDLGELQRPGVRVWVASVGETIVGTGALAALEPGHEELKSMRTDPERRGQGIASRILDHLLRDARGRRIRRISLETGRMEFFAPARALYAKAGFVLCAPFGSYLEDPHSVFMTKAL, encoded by the coding sequence ATGCTCCTGACCATCGAGCGTGCGAACTTCGCCGATCCCGAACTCGGTGTGTTCCTTCGCGCGCACCTCGACGACCTCGCACCCACCGCTCCCCCGGAGAGCCGGCACGCGCTGGATCTCGGCGAACTGCAGCGACCAGGCGTCCGCGTGTGGGTCGCCTCCGTCGGTGAGACGATCGTCGGGACCGGCGCCCTCGCGGCGCTGGAGCCGGGGCACGAGGAACTCAAGAGCATGCGGACAGATCCCGAGCGACGAGGTCAGGGTATCGCCTCCCGGATCCTCGATCATCTCTTGCGTGATGCCCGGGGACGCCGCATCCGCCGGATCTCCCTGGAGACCGGCAGGATGGAGTTCTTCGCGCCGGCGAGAGCGCTGTACGCCAAGGCGGGATTCGTTCTCTGCGCCCCGTTCGGTTCGTACCTCGAAGATCCCCACAGCGTCTTCATGACGAAGGCCCTGTGA
- a CDS encoding TetR/AcrR family transcriptional regulator, with amino-acid sequence MLGNPRKVNRGPAASADNRQAILAAARAVFAQRGYHAPLSAVAKAAGVSQGVFYRHFPTRLELAFAVFDQHWADYEAISADPDPQAFARLWSLIMDKTIDEAAFVEMVVDARRQAVGYDGADRMRALLGPPLARAQDAGLVDPRLTVDDVMLAQRMVFGIVVTAIDPTDVRNQVSRALSALELLPPA; translated from the coding sequence GTGCTCGGAAACCCTCGGAAGGTCAACCGCGGCCCGGCCGCTTCCGCTGACAATCGCCAGGCGATCCTGGCGGCCGCACGCGCGGTCTTCGCCCAGCGCGGGTACCACGCACCGCTCTCGGCCGTGGCGAAGGCGGCGGGTGTCAGCCAGGGGGTCTTCTACCGGCACTTCCCGACGCGGCTCGAACTCGCCTTCGCGGTCTTCGACCAACATTGGGCGGACTATGAAGCGATCTCCGCCGACCCGGATCCCCAGGCCTTCGCCCGCCTCTGGTCACTCATCATGGACAAGACCATCGACGAGGCGGCATTCGTGGAGATGGTCGTCGACGCGCGGCGCCAGGCCGTCGGCTACGACGGAGCGGACCGGATGCGGGCGCTGCTCGGCCCGCCGCTGGCCCGGGCGCAGGACGCCGGCCTGGTGGATCCCCGGCTCACCGTGGACGACGTGATGCTCGCCCAGCGCATGGTGTTCGGCATCGTCGTCACCGCGATCGATCCGACCGACGTGCGCAACCAGGTGTCGCGCGCCCTCTCCGCGCTGGAACTGCTGCCCCCAGCCTGA
- a CDS encoding FAD-binding protein has product MTFDKTYDVVVVGSGAAGFATALGAIDEGLSVLMVESTAKWGGNSAKSGGGMWLPDNPLMRRDGVGDSRAEALTYLEATVGEEGRATSRERKEAFVDGVADFVDTAQKYGMEFVRAAEYADYYPERPGGKIGRSIEHKPFNLRKIGKWWQASQAPAALPILTDDVWLLGRAWSTPSGFLRGAQLAARTAGGLLRGAKLGGIGAGLTASFLHIVVVKHKAELWLESPLEDLVVADDRVVGVRVTLEGRQLTIGARRGVMLAAGGFDFNREWRRKYHGIDGSPSGAPGNLGKPIDIAMSHGAATELLDDAWWGASVAATSVSEPSFMVGERSFPFSIIVDARGDRFANESESYVDLGHHMLEHDKAGPYWMIADRRHGRRYLRNYLLDPRAKRAMRREGVLFKANTVEELAKLIDVDPARLTATVERFNGFARAGVDGDFGRGNSAYDRYYSDPLVQPNPNLGPLERGPFTAVKVVIGDLGTKGGVVTDADGRALREDGSVIEGLYSAGNNSASVMGRTYPGPGSTIGPAVVFGLRAARHMAHGK; this is encoded by the coding sequence ATGACCTTCGACAAGACCTACGACGTGGTCGTTGTGGGCTCCGGCGCGGCCGGCTTCGCCACCGCCCTGGGCGCGATCGACGAGGGCCTCTCGGTGCTGATGGTGGAGAGCACGGCGAAGTGGGGCGGCAACAGCGCGAAGTCCGGCGGCGGCATGTGGCTCCCCGACAACCCGCTCATGCGACGTGACGGTGTGGGCGACTCGCGCGCCGAGGCGCTGACCTATCTCGAGGCCACCGTGGGCGAGGAGGGGCGCGCGACCAGCCGGGAGCGCAAGGAGGCGTTCGTCGACGGCGTCGCCGACTTCGTCGATACCGCGCAGAAGTACGGCATGGAGTTCGTCCGCGCCGCCGAGTACGCCGACTACTACCCGGAGCGGCCGGGCGGCAAGATCGGCCGCTCGATCGAGCACAAGCCGTTCAACCTACGCAAGATCGGCAAGTGGTGGCAGGCGTCGCAGGCGCCCGCGGCGCTGCCGATCCTCACCGACGACGTGTGGCTGCTCGGCCGGGCCTGGTCGACGCCCAGCGGCTTCCTGCGTGGTGCGCAGCTCGCCGCCCGCACGGCCGGCGGCCTGCTGCGCGGCGCGAAGCTCGGGGGCATCGGCGCCGGCCTGACGGCATCGTTCCTCCATATCGTGGTGGTCAAGCACAAAGCCGAGCTGTGGCTGGAGTCGCCGCTGGAGGACCTTGTCGTCGCGGACGACCGGGTCGTCGGCGTACGCGTCACCCTAGAGGGCAGACAGCTCACGATCGGCGCGCGCCGTGGCGTGATGCTCGCGGCCGGCGGATTCGACTTCAACCGCGAGTGGCGGCGGAAATACCACGGCATCGACGGCTCCCCGTCTGGCGCACCGGGCAATCTCGGCAAGCCGATCGACATCGCGATGTCCCACGGTGCGGCCACCGAACTCCTCGACGACGCGTGGTGGGGAGCGTCCGTCGCGGCGACAAGCGTGTCCGAGCCGTCGTTCATGGTCGGTGAACGGTCGTTCCCGTTCTCGATCATCGTCGACGCGCGCGGTGACCGGTTCGCCAACGAGTCGGAGTCGTACGTCGACCTCGGTCACCACATGCTCGAGCACGACAAGGCCGGTCCCTACTGGATGATCGCCGATCGCCGGCACGGTCGTCGTTACCTACGCAACTACCTGCTGGATCCGAGGGCGAAGCGGGCGATGCGGCGCGAAGGGGTGCTGTTCAAGGCCAACACGGTGGAGGAGTTGGCGAAGCTGATCGACGTCGACCCGGCTCGCCTGACCGCCACCGTCGAACGCTTCAACGGCTTCGCCCGCGCCGGCGTCGACGGCGACTTCGGCCGCGGCAACTCGGCGTACGACCGCTACTACAGTGACCCGCTGGTCCAGCCGAACCCCAATCTGGGCCCGTTGGAGCGCGGACCGTTCACCGCGGTCAAGGTCGTCATCGGCGACCTCGGCACCAAGGGCGGCGTGGTCACCGACGCCGACGGCCGGGCATTGCGCGAGGACGGATCGGTGATCGAGGGACTCTACTCGGCCGGCAACAACTCGGCCTCGGTGATGGGCCGGACCTACCCCGGCCCCGGCTCGACGATCGGCCCGGCCGTGGTGTTCGGGCTCCGCGCCGCCCGCCACATGGCGCACGGGAAGTAA